From Cicer arietinum cultivar CDC Frontier isolate Library 1 unplaced genomic scaffold, Cicar.CDCFrontier_v2.0 Ca_scaffold_1456_v2.0, whole genome shotgun sequence, one genomic window encodes:
- the LOC101493422 gene encoding transcription termination factor MTERF15, mitochondrial-like, whose amino-acid sequence MHRFLFTRFTHRTLRSIILSHNAFSLLFIHRSFSVANTNHHHKDETFTLSTLVNSCRLSPETALKLSKRLQIKNPNSPNAVIQLLKTYGFSDSQLCSYVKKHPLVLLSDPEKTLLPKLKFFHSIGVSTTDLPKILIGNTNFLSKSLEKTLIPCYEIIRSLVRNDEEVVSTLKHGSWNVHSVWVVNDAVQNIEVLRQLGVPQGCISLLVSNFPSVAFAKHSKFVEAVNIVKEMGFDPSKSNFVLAVQVIAKMDKDIWESRLKIFERWGWSRDSCLLAFRKNPQCMMISEKKIMKTMSFLVKDMGFTQEDIAKSPGILNRNFEKTFVPRCAVVKILKSKGLIKRDYSITSIISISEKRFLGRFVTRFQKDAALLMDAYNGHKLD is encoded by the coding sequence ATGCACCGTTTTTTGTTTACTAGATTCACTCATAGAACCCTTCGTTCTATTATTCTTTCCCACAatgctttttctcttttattcatTCATCGTTCTTTCTCTGTTGCTAACACAAATCACCATCATAAAGATGAAACCTTTACGTTATCAACCCTCGTAAATTCGTGTAGGTTATCACCAGAAACAGCCCTAAAACTCTCCAAAAGGTTACaaatcaaaaaccctaattcccCTAATGCTGTTATTCAACTTCTCAAAACCTATGGCTTCTCTGATTCACAGTTATGTAGTTATGTCAAAAAACACCCTTTGGTTCTTTTATCAGATCCTGAAAAGACCCTTTTGCCCAAACTCAAGTTTTTTCATTCCATTGGGGTTTCTACCACTGATCTCCCCAAAATCCTCATTGGGAACACTAACTTTTTGTCAAAAAGCTTGGAGAAAACCCTTATCCCTTGTTATGAGATTATTCGGAGCCTAGTTCGGAATGATGAAGAGGTAGTTTCAACTTTGAAGCATGGTTCATGGAACGTTCATTCTGTTTGGGTTGTAAATGATGCAGTTCAAAACATTGAGGTTTTGAGGCAACTTGGTGTGCCTCAAGGTTGCATTTCCCTTTTGGTATCAAATTTTCCGAGTGTAGCATTTGCCAAGCATAGTAAATTTGTTGAGGCTGTTAATATAGTGAAAGAAATGGGGTTTGATCCTTCGAAGTCGAATTTTGTTTTGGCAGTTCAAGTAATTGCAAAGATGGACAAAGATATTTGGGAGTCGAGACTTAAGATTTTTGAGAGGTGGGGTTGGTCGAGAGACTCATGTCTTTTGGCTTTCCGAAAAAATCCTCAGTGTATGATGATTTCAGAAAAAAAGATTATGAAAACAATGAGCTTCTTGGTGAAGGATATGGGTTTTACCCAAGAAGACATTGCTAAAAGCCCCGGGATTCTGAACCGCAACTTCGAGAAAACATTTGTCCCTAGATGTGCAGTTGTTAAGATTTTGAAGTCAAAGGGTTTGATAAAGAGAGATTATAGCATAACTAGCATTATTTCAATTAGCGAGAAAAGGTTTTTGGGGAGATTCGTCACCCGATTTCAAAAAGATGCAGCTCTGTTAATGGATGCATATAATGGTCACAAGTTAGATTAA